The genomic region GCATCTCGGGAGGCTGACCGTTGATGTCTCGCTCTATGTCGTAGAGCGCACCGATACGATCGAGGGCTTCCGGCGCGATCTCGGAATTGTTCGATGTCCAGATATCGTGGAAGTCCCGTCGCCAATGCGCCCAGCAGGCAGCTTCTTTGAAGGGCAGACAACGGATCAGGCCTACTTAAACGTGCTGGCACCGATGATGGTGGCGGCATAATCGAGGCGGAATTCCACTTAACGAAACGCCCGAAACTGTTCAGACAAACCGAGCCACCTCTGTTCACGATCAATCACGGCAAGGTCAGTCTCGACCTCCTCGAAGGCGAAGTCGATCTGGTCGTCGTTGATCGCCTGCCGCAGACGCTCGGAGCGCGTTCCTTTTTGAGCACGCTGCAAAACCTTTAAGATTGCCGTCAAATTGGTGATCCGCTCGTCAGCCTTCTGTTGGGCAACCTTCATTCGAGCGATTTCAGCATCAGTCGCAGCCTTCTCCGCGTTCAAAGCGATGATCATCGCTTTCAGCGCATCGACGTCGTCGGGAAGGGCGGGACCGGGTAAAATCATGATGCCAGTAAAGCACAAAAGCGCCCGATTTCCCAACACTTACAGCGATATGATTCATCTTGTCGCAGGCAATTCAGCCCGTTGACAGTGGTCGGCGCACTTGGACGGGATGGATCTTTTTCCAGTCCATTCCGGCTAGAAGTGCCATCAACTGCGCATGGTCGAGACGGATACGGGCGCTGGACTGCCCTGGCCAGCAGAAGCCATTTTCCTCAAGAATTTTTGCGTAAAGGCAGACACCTGTCCCATCCCACCAAACAATACGGATCCGGTCTGCTCGCTTCGACCGGAATACAAAAAGTGCGCCACTAAAGGGGTCAAGGCCGCCATCCCGCACCAGGACCATCAGCGACGGGGCTCCTTTGCGGAAGTCGACTGGTTGGCACGACACGTAGACCACGACACCCGAAGCGATCATGCCTGCCGTACCGCTCTGACAATGCCGCTCAGCAGCGCCGGATCGATCGAGGCGCTGACGCGAAGTGTCGCGTCGCCAACCTTTATCTCGACGGTGTCCGTTCGGACTGCTTCGAAACGGGTAAAGGCCTCGCCATCTCCGGCTGCGCTCAGGCGCTGAACCGAACCAGACGCAAGCGCTATTCGCCCCCAACCAAAAAGCTGCGACGGGTCCATTCCATGAGCACGCGCAACCGCAGACACATTCGCGCCAGGAGCAAGCGGTTCCTCCAAGATCTGAGCTTTCTCCTCGTCTGACCACAACTTCGGCTTTCGCCGCGTTCGCACAGGATCAGCCGTCAGAATTTCGAACGTACGACCCTGTTTCATATCTTCACTCATAGGTTTCCCAGCATGATTCACACTGAAAATGAGCGATTTTCCTGCTCAATGCTACGTGGGGTAGCCTTAGCGCTTACGGATCAAAGATTGCTGTTCTGGCATTGGAAGGCCAAAAGCCACTATTGCGGCGGCCCCGTGGAGCTCGTAAATTGAGCACCTAACGCCGTCATGCATCAAGATTAATGACTTCGACTTGCTTACCGGGTCGCCGATCATCCCCTTCTTATACGCAGTTCCGTCGATCCCAGTCGAAGCCCTTCCATACACGCCCTCATAAAGCAGCCGAAGCTCCAAGACTACGTCATCAATCTTCGCCGATTTCCATCGAAGAATTTCAGCGAAACCCGGCTCAAATGAAAAACCGTCTGGCTGCGGCCTGCGCCGCACCGATCAGGAAACTCTCCACAAGGCCAGCCGAAAATCCCAGAGATCAGCGGCTAACTTCAATCCCCATCAATTGATTTTGCAAACAGCAGCAACAGGACGCGCCTTTCAAGCCAAACCGGTGAACAAGCCATTCGCGAATCGCGTTTCTCTAATTCACTTTCTCTGGGCTCAATTGAATATAGTTACCCTTGGCTCGATTTCGAAATAACTTTTCCCGCAGGGTGCGTAACTCAACAAGTGTAAGTCCATGGATAAATGCGAAATGCATTTGTTTTACCAGTAACCCTCGTAGAGTTAGCGTCGCCAGGCTATTTCGATATGCAATCTCTCTTTCGACCTCGGCCGATTTGCCGAGCTTAGAGCGAAGAAGCGTGCCCAACCTGCCCACGTCAGACTCCAAATCCCATGAGCCAGCAAGTTGAGGAAGTCGTTCGCCGTGAGTTGAGAACGGAGCCGGATCGATATATTGCACATTGTTAATAAAGCAAAATGCACGCATGAGCTGCCGACTCACATTGACCGCAGATGTGATCTGTTCCTTAAATTTAGTTGCGCCGACGCTAGCAGGGTGTTGGCGATAGGAAATCAACGTATTAGGCACGTTTGCGCACTCTCCGACCACAGCGAGTTGCCCAAACATGAAATAATCCTCGACTAAGTTTTCATACCCTGCGATCCCGCTCCTCTCGGTACCGAGAAAATCCACACCGTACCTTGCCCCAATCAGTTGCAATTTCTCACGGCTCATCATGATTGTTGGATGCGACATAGGATTCGCGAAATAAACCCTGGCAGATACTGCATTCTTACCAGTTGGTACTCGCAGGTGGCCGATGTGTCTGCCGACGTTGTCGATGACCTTGCTTTGTCCACCGATCACGGCGCACTCGTAATGCGCTAAACCACTCAGCGAGATGTTCATCCGAGCTGGAACTGCAATGTCGTCCGCATCGTGACGCATTATTAGATCTGCATCCGATTGATCTAAGCCTCTGTTTAAAAGATCGGCTAGCGAATTTGCCTCGGGAATTGAGCGAATGTGTATGCGCCTATCGCGCTCAGCAAACCGTTCCGCTATTTTGAGTGAGCTATCTACCGAACCGTGATCGAGTATCCACAACTTCCAGTCCTGAAATGTTTGATTAACAATGCTCAAAATAGATTCTTCTAAAAATTCCTCCCCATTACGCACCGGTAACAGCACATCAATCCTTGCCAAGTCCATTCTCCAGCCGGTCACTACACTGAATTGTAATTTGATTCATGCCGTTATCAATCTGATTCGAGCGTGTATTCGGCTATTTAACGCACTCGACAGGACTATCGCGCTCACCGAAACCTGATTATCCCATCACGTCACGTATGTCTTTCATTGATCGTATCCGATAAACGGCGTTTCAATTTACTACAATAAGTTAATGGGTAGACCTTTGCAAAAGCGATTTTATGGCGTTAAAATGCAAGCTATCAATACCGATTAATTGATTCTGCCATAGTATAAGGAAGGATCGCATTGTTGGACATTGCAGCTGAATCATTGCTTAATAATTTCGAGCGCATCCGAATAATTAATTTGACCGATCGAACTGACCGCCGGAGGGATACTGAAATCCAGTTACGCCGAATCGGAGTGCGTGTTGATGGCGATCGGGTAGCGTTTCATGCAGCTATTAGGCCATCGTGCAACGGCGGGTTTCCAAGTGTTGGGGCATACGGATGCTTCCTAAGTCATCGTGAAGTTCTTAGAGATGCGGTGGATCAGGGTGTATCAAGCGTTCTGATTTTCGAAGATGATTTAAATTTCTCCACAGATTACGGATCGAAAATCCCTGCGTGTATGACTGCACTTTCACATAAAGATTGGTCGTTATTCTATGGTGGTCACGGCGACATTTCTTATCCATCAGATGTCAAAGAGGCTGTATTCCGCGTCGATCCGTCTGACTGGGTTCTCGGGGCGCATTTCATAGCGCTGAACGGTGTTGCTCTCAAACAAATCAGTGCATATCTTGATCACTGTTTAGAGTGGATAGCGAGGGACTTTGCTACAGCGCCTCATGGAATAGATTCGGCATACGGTCGTTTTCGGAGGGAATATCCAGAATTGTTGGCATTCGCCGCTTCGCCCGTTCTTGGCTATCAGCGATCTTCTAGGAGCGATATTTCGACAAAGGCACTTGAGAAGAACGTGGTAGGCAGAGTTTTCTATAAGCTAGCTCGTGATGTCAGGCGCTCACTATCACCAAATTTATAGGCTTGTGAATTGAACTAAACCACTGATTGCGGGGAATTGCGGCTTACCTTAAGGAGAATTCCCCCGACTGAGAGTGAGCGAGACGAGAGGCCCACGACTTTGCGGGGTTTTCGGTGTAGATTTACTGTCGATTGGGACTTCTGTTTTGCCCGCTTCGGCATAAAGTATGTTCGGATGTTGACGAGCGGCTCTGCGACGTCGGCAACAGAAGTGGCTCGGGAAATTTGCACAGTGGGATAAGTTGAGTTTGTGCCTGACTTCGGCTTAGATGCCTGGAACAGGAGATATCATGACAAGACGTCCGCGCCGGAATCACAGCCCGGCTTTAAAGGCGAAGGTGGCACTTGCCGCCACCCGGGGTGAGCAGACGCTGGTGGAGTTGCCCCAGCAGTTTGATGTGCACGCCAATCAAATCAAGCAATGGAAAGACCAACTCCTTGAGGAGGCAACAGGAATTTTTGGCGTTAGTATTACAGTTGCGTTTGATATCGTGTTTTGTAATGTGATGTCATTGTGGCAGCCTGGTGGCTTCGTCGCCAGGTGACCAAGCGAGGATGTAACGAACTCTGATCGGCGGCGGTAGCAATAGACGCATAATCAGATAGCGGATCTCTGCGACGGTTGGCAGTAGCGCGAGTGCCCTGGTCAGGCGTAGATTGGAGGATTTAGACTCCTTTC from Rhizobium rhododendri harbors:
- the tnpB gene encoding IS66 family insertion sequence element accessory protein TnpB (TnpB, as the term is used for proteins encoded by IS66 family insertion elements, is considered an accessory protein, since TnpC, encoded by a neighboring gene, is a DDE family transposase.), whose translation is MIASGVVVYVSCQPVDFRKGAPSLMVLVRDGGLDPFSGALFVFRSKRADRIRIVWWDGTGVCLYAKILEENGFCWPGQSSARIRLDHAQLMALLAGMDWKKIHPVQVRRPLSTG
- a CDS encoding transposase: MEEPLAPGANVSAVARAHGMDPSQLFGWGRIALASGSVQRLSAAGDGEAFTRFEAVRTDTVEIKVGDATLRVSASIDPALLSGIVRAVRQA
- a CDS encoding glycosyltransferase — encoded protein: MARIDVLLPVRNGEEFLEESILSIVNQTFQDWKLWILDHGSVDSSLKIAERFAERDRRIHIRSIPEANSLADLLNRGLDQSDADLIMRHDADDIAVPARMNISLSGLAHYECAVIGGQSKVIDNVGRHIGHLRVPTGKNAVSARVYFANPMSHPTIMMSREKLQLIGARYGVDFLGTERSGIAGYENLVEDYFMFGQLAVVGECANVPNTLISYRQHPASVGATKFKEQITSAVNVSRQLMRAFCFINNVQYIDPAPFSTHGERLPQLAGSWDLESDVGRLGTLLRSKLGKSAEVEREIAYRNSLATLTLRGLLVKQMHFAFIHGLTLVELRTLREKLFRNRAKGNYIQLSPEKVN
- a CDS encoding glycosyltransferase family 25 protein; translated protein: MDIAAESLLNNFERIRIINLTDRTDRRRDTEIQLRRIGVRVDGDRVAFHAAIRPSCNGGFPSVGAYGCFLSHREVLRDAVDQGVSSVLIFEDDLNFSTDYGSKIPACMTALSHKDWSLFYGGHGDISYPSDVKEAVFRVDPSDWVLGAHFIALNGVALKQISAYLDHCLEWIARDFATAPHGIDSAYGRFRREYPELLAFAASPVLGYQRSSRSDISTKALEKNVVGRVFYKLARDVRRSLSPNL